The following coding sequences are from one Aeromicrobium duanguangcaii window:
- a CDS encoding LCP family protein, giving the protein MSVIEEVPSPAEDRPRWRRTVRSLLTVTVIVVVLAVVAALGADFWLRRHLGGQVHQLPAAMPVGERPASTPDESMNILLLGSDKRVDGSVAGQRSDTMMVIHVPADRKSISLVSIPRDSWVQVPGHGPAKINAAFSWGGPALAVETIEKLTDVHMDHVAVIDWEGFKQVTDLLGGVSVTIPKTVKDGYSGRTWEAGTYEMDGETALSYVRQRAGLAGGDLDRIKRQQAFLRSLAGKTLSRPTFSDPRRLYRVLDAVTANLGIDEGWSTADMRNLAWSLRSVRSKDISFTVVPLKALGMEGAQSVVYLDRPEGEELWQAVREDRLAGWIGETGTGLADVVD; this is encoded by the coding sequence GTGAGTGTCATCGAGGAGGTGCCGTCCCCGGCCGAGGACCGGCCGCGCTGGCGGCGTACCGTCCGGAGTCTGCTGACCGTCACGGTGATCGTGGTGGTGCTGGCCGTGGTCGCGGCGCTGGGAGCCGACTTCTGGCTGCGGCGTCACCTCGGCGGCCAGGTGCACCAGCTGCCCGCGGCCATGCCGGTGGGGGAGCGCCCTGCGAGCACCCCGGACGAGTCGATGAACATCCTGCTGCTCGGCAGTGACAAGAGGGTGGACGGCTCGGTCGCGGGCCAGCGCAGCGACACGATGATGGTCATTCACGTCCCGGCCGACCGGAAGTCGATCAGCCTGGTCAGCATCCCGCGCGACTCGTGGGTGCAGGTGCCCGGGCACGGCCCGGCGAAGATCAACGCCGCGTTCTCGTGGGGCGGTCCCGCCCTGGCGGTGGAGACGATCGAGAAGCTCACCGACGTCCACATGGACCACGTGGCGGTGATCGACTGGGAGGGCTTCAAGCAGGTGACGGACCTGCTCGGCGGCGTCAGCGTGACCATCCCGAAGACGGTCAAGGACGGCTACTCCGGACGGACGTGGGAAGCGGGCACGTACGAGATGGACGGCGAGACGGCGCTGTCCTACGTGCGTCAGCGCGCCGGGCTGGCCGGTGGAGACCTGGATCGGATCAAGCGACAGCAGGCGTTCCTGCGCTCGTTGGCGGGCAAGACCCTGTCGCGTCCGACCTTCAGCGACCCTCGGCGCCTGTATCGAGTGCTCGACGCCGTGACGGCCAACCTCGGCATCGACGAGGGGTGGAGCACCGCCGACATGCGCAATCTCGCCTGGTCGCTGCGATCGGTCAGGTCGAAGGACATCTCGTTCACGGTGGTGCCGCTCAAGGCGCTGGGGATGGAGGGCGCCCAGAGCGTGGTCTATCTCGACCGCCCTGAGGGCGAGGAGCTGTGGCAGGCAGTGCGCGAGGATCGGCTCGCCGGTTGGATCGGCGAGACCGGCACGGGTCTGGCTGATGTGGTCGACTGA
- a CDS encoding MazG family protein, with product MSQEFDRLVEVMRRLRAECPWTREQTHESLRRYVIEEAYETAEAIDLRDSDHLREELGDLLMQVVIHAAIAESDDEGWTTDDVVRGIADKLIHRSPHVFGDVTVSSAAEVDAIWQRLKAERKQRTHPLEGIPADLPALMAADKVLGRVDAPVEGDDLGARLLRLVAEARSAGVDPEVELRAAIRRHADDAPSS from the coding sequence GTGAGCCAGGAGTTCGATCGCCTCGTCGAGGTCATGCGGCGGTTGCGGGCCGAGTGCCCGTGGACCCGCGAGCAGACCCACGAGTCCTTGCGTCGCTACGTGATCGAGGAGGCCTACGAGACGGCCGAGGCGATCGACCTGCGTGACTCGGACCATCTGCGTGAGGAGCTGGGCGACCTGTTGATGCAGGTCGTGATCCACGCCGCCATCGCCGAGTCCGACGACGAGGGCTGGACGACCGACGACGTCGTGCGGGGGATCGCCGACAAGCTGATCCACCGCAGCCCTCACGTCTTCGGGGACGTCACCGTCTCGTCGGCGGCCGAGGTCGACGCCATCTGGCAGCGGCTCAAGGCCGAGCGCAAGCAGCGCACCCACCCGCTCGAGGGCATCCCCGCCGACCTGCCGGCGCTGATGGCGGCGGACAAGGTGCTGGGCCGGGTCGACGCGCCCGTCGAGGGTGACGATCTCGGCGCTCGGTTGTTACGTCTCGTCGCCGAGGCGCGTTCCGCGGGAGTCGATCCCGAGGTGGAACTCCGCGCGGCCATCCGTCGTCACGCCGACGACGCGCCGAGTTCCTGA
- a CDS encoding cysteine hydrolase family protein yields MSEPWLVVVDPQRVFAAADSPWGSPMFGAIVDPIRELAAAHRTIVTRWVPSPAAERTGSWRAYFEAWPFADRPATDPLFDLVPEVADLAVGGTVDATTFGKWPALEAVTGPAPELILTGVATDCCVISTALAAADAGATVRVVAQACGGSTPENHAKALDVMALYGPQITVV; encoded by the coding sequence GTGAGCGAGCCCTGGCTCGTCGTCGTCGACCCGCAGCGCGTGTTCGCCGCGGCGGACTCGCCGTGGGGGTCGCCGATGTTCGGTGCCATCGTCGATCCGATCCGCGAGCTCGCCGCCGCCCATCGCACGATCGTGACGCGCTGGGTGCCCTCCCCCGCCGCCGAGCGCACGGGCTCCTGGCGCGCCTACTTCGAGGCGTGGCCGTTCGCGGACCGCCCGGCGACGGACCCGCTCTTCGACCTCGTGCCCGAGGTGGCCGACCTGGCCGTCGGCGGAACGGTCGACGCGACGACCTTCGGCAAGTGGCCTGCCCTCGAGGCGGTCACCGGTCCGGCGCCCGAGCTGATCCTGACGGGAGTCGCGACCGACTGCTGCGTCATCTCGACGGCACTCGCCGCCGCCGACGCCGGCGCCACCGTGCGCGTCGTCGCGCAGGCATGCGGCGGCTCGACCCCCGAGAACCACGCCAAGGCACTCGACGTCATGGCGCTCTACGGGCCGCAGATCACCGTCGTCTGA
- a CDS encoding purine-cytosine permease family protein, producing MTVQNDGSSGLEAVRRAGIETTGIEIIDESERTAKPSDLFWPWFAANVSVFGISYGSYLLWAGISWWQASLVAVVGITVSFVACGLIAIAGKRGSAPTMILSRAPFGVVGQKLPGVFSWIISIGWETFLAIMATLATATVFRELGWSSGTTTKILAMTVIAALIVAASVAGYHIIIRFQSILTWLTGLATIVYIALTLDQIDIDALTAVPNGSMQAVVGAFVMVMTAFGFGWINIAADWSRYQRRGTSGGRIVLWNTLGGALAPVVLVLYGIMLAGSRPDLQDGIANDPIGTLATILPTWFLVPFLIASVLALVSGAVLGIYSSGLTLLSLGVKIPRPAAAFVDGVILTLGTIYVVFIAETFLAPFQSFLITLGVPIAAWAGIMIADIALRRRDYDEAALFDPNGRYGAVNWPAIATLIGASVVGWGLVVNAFPADVTWNNWQGYLLEPLNLAEWNATKLEWIGAWAFANLGVLFAFAIGFVVTLIAQRGRVRRQESV from the coding sequence TCGCCGCGAACGTGTCGGTCTTCGGCATCTCCTACGGCAGCTACCTGCTGTGGGCGGGCATCTCCTGGTGGCAGGCCTCCCTCGTGGCCGTCGTCGGCATCACCGTCTCCTTCGTCGCGTGCGGACTGATCGCGATCGCCGGCAAGCGCGGCTCGGCGCCGACGATGATCCTGTCGCGCGCCCCGTTCGGCGTCGTCGGCCAGAAGCTGCCGGGCGTCTTCAGCTGGATCATCTCGATCGGCTGGGAGACGTTCCTGGCGATCATGGCCACCCTGGCGACCGCCACCGTCTTCCGCGAGCTCGGCTGGAGCAGCGGCACGACCACCAAGATCCTGGCGATGACCGTGATCGCCGCGCTCATCGTCGCCGCCTCGGTGGCGGGCTATCACATCATCATCCGGTTCCAGTCGATCCTGACGTGGCTCACCGGCCTGGCGACGATCGTCTACATCGCACTGACGCTCGACCAGATCGACATCGACGCCCTGACCGCCGTGCCGAACGGCTCGATGCAGGCCGTCGTGGGCGCCTTCGTGATGGTGATGACCGCGTTCGGCTTCGGCTGGATCAACATCGCCGCCGACTGGTCGCGCTACCAGCGTCGCGGGACCTCGGGTGGGCGCATCGTCCTGTGGAACACCCTCGGCGGCGCGCTGGCGCCGGTCGTGCTCGTCCTCTACGGCATCATGCTCGCGGGCTCGCGGCCCGACCTGCAGGACGGCATCGCGAACGACCCGATCGGCACCCTCGCGACGATCCTGCCGACCTGGTTCCTCGTGCCGTTCCTGATCGCCTCGGTCCTGGCGCTGGTCAGCGGAGCGGTGCTCGGCATCTACTCCTCGGGGCTCACCCTGCTGAGCCTCGGCGTCAAGATCCCGCGCCCGGCCGCCGCGTTCGTCGACGGCGTCATCCTGACGCTCGGCACGATCTACGTCGTCTTCATCGCCGAGACGTTCCTGGCGCCCTTCCAGAGCTTCCTCATCACGCTCGGTGTCCCCATCGCGGCGTGGGCGGGCATCATGATCGCCGACATCGCCCTGCGCCGGCGCGACTACGACGAGGCCGCGCTCTTCGATCCGAACGGCCGGTACGGCGCCGTCAACTGGCCCGCCATCGCCACGCTCATCGGGGCCTCGGTCGTGGGCTGGGGGCTGGTCGTGAACGCCTTCCCCGCGGACGTCACCTGGAACAACTGGCAGGGCTACCTGCTGGAGCCGTTGAACCTCGCTGAATGGAACGCCACCAAGCTCGAGTGGATCGGTGCGTGGGCCTTCGCCAACCTCGGCGTGCTGTTCGCCTTCGCGATCGGCTTCGTGGTCACGCTGATCGCCCAGCGCGGGCGGGTCCGTCGCCAGGAGTCGGTGTGA